Below is a window of Nicotiana tabacum cultivar K326 chromosome 19, ASM71507v2, whole genome shotgun sequence DNA.
agaaataatttaactttaaacttcctATTTTACCCTTAGTGACATGCTTTTATGGCCATAGAAATCGCATGGCATGTTTAAGATCACAAATTCCGAaagtctttttttctttcttaaacccCATATCCACTCAAACTACGCCACATTTATTTTTGAAACGGAGGATGTATATTTAAAGATGTGTGCATCTGAAAGCATGCTCAACCATAGTCATTTCACTCATTTCTTTTTGCTCATGCAGTATCAGAGTCTAGACCTACCGACCCTAATTATGCCCCTGGGTACAAAATTAAATTTAATGATGTGTATCCCTTCCTCCTTATCTCCCAGGTTAGACAAGTTATCATTAACTTATTATTTCTTTCTAAAGATGAAATCTTATCTCtcaatttgtttttattttctaatcCTGTTTCCTTTATCTTTGGCAGAAATCACTGGATACATTAAATGAACAACTCAAGGAGCCTGTGTCAATTAACCGCTTTAGACCAAAGTATCTTCTTGCTCTTATTCAACCTTTTAATGGAagtaattaaattttttcttcCAATACAGTGATTTTATATCGAAGGAGCTTCTGTTTGGAAGTACTAAAGAGGTCAATCCAGTAGCTTAATTCTTTCATCTTTATTTATGACATTGAAGCCCTGAAATATGAGCCTATTTCCTTAGAGTAAGAACTTAATTGTTGCCTCAACATGACTCCTCTACATGGTCTACTCGTTAAGCTAATGATACTGGCTTCTTTGGAATAAACGCTCTGTAAATGAATCTTAACGAAAATCCCCTAAACCATCATTCATTTCTTTTGTTGTCAACATAAATGGTATTCTGTTTTCGCATCAATTTGTAACATCTAACTGTTGGATGCATGCATACAGCATCCTCGTTGATGGATCTGAGCCATTTTGTGAAGATTTATGGAAGGATATCAAGATAGGCGAAAATACATTCCATAGCACGGAGTTATGTTATCGCTGCAAGGTAAATGGTATCCTTTCTCTAAGTCTTGATAATTGCCATTACCAGTGGCGGATCTAGGACTTTTAAATCATCGGTGCTCGGCTATTTTTAATCTGGAAATTGGTACTGAGGCTGGTGCTCAGTTAATATATTTGTATGAATTGCTAGTTTTTCTATATAAGTAATGATGTTTGGATCCAAAAGTAATGGGTTCTTGAACACCCATACCTCATTGGCGTTACTTTGGGGGGATTTTCAATTGTAAAAGATTGAAGGAATGTCATCTAGCATGTTTGTGTCTGAGTGTTTGCATACTcacacacacagacacacactTAACATATGCCTGCGAATAAGCAAAAACATGCTGAACATTTTTCGGATCATATTCCATTTACAATAAAGTAACATAATGGAGGAAAAAGGGGTTGCAAACTTATATCAAAAGTAATGCTTTGTCGTCTCAAACTTCTTGAGGTTGAAATTCTCAGTGATGAACTCTAGGCTCTGTGTCAGAAGCATGAAATTCCACTTTGTTTGCCCCTACTGTAATTTTTTGTTTATGAAACTCTTGGTTCTTATGAAGCTCCAATGATAATAAACTTGCCTTTGGAAAAAATATCCTAAATCACGTACATCAACGCTCATCTTCTTCGTTAACTTTTCACATATCGCCTTCAGGTTCCCACAATCAATCAAGAAACTGCAGAAGCAGGTTCCGAGCCAAGTGAAACACTCATGAAGTTTCGTTCAGATAagatcttaaaaacaaataagaaaCCGCAAGGACGAGTAAGCAAATTAAATAAGTTCTTGTGTTCATCATTCACTTGACGACAATTAAATTGCTAAAATTTCATTGAATGCAGATTTACTTTGGTCAGAATTTAGTGTGCGTAGATTCCCTTGCTCAAGAGAAGAGAAAGACCATCAAAGTGGGAGATCCCGTTTATGTCATCAAGATGGTCTCGTCCTATATTGATGTATCTGTTTGAGACTACTATATGCAGTCATTGGCTTTGAGGAGACTTTGAGAATAGACAAAGCATGATATAATAACAAGCACTTGACAAGAGACTAAAAGAGGAGTTGGAAACTATATAAGAGCAAGATTTGTGAATTCTTTATATTGATGATTGTTACAAATATGAGATAAAGAAATGTATGTGAATGTTATAACTACAACAAATAATTGTGTGCTTGCATTTATTGTGATAGATCTTTCCTTTACTTCTATGTCGTGCACTTTTTGAGTGAGTTGTGGACTCTTGGTCTTCTTGTTCATGGTGCAATGTATTGGGGTGAACTTGACTCCTCAACTTCTTCATATCATTATTTTCCCGACTTCCAACATAATTTTCTTATCTTCCAACTCTCCCTCTCAAGTtggtgcatataaatcatatgtaccaaACTTGTCACAAATGCATGGACTATGAGGTCCTCTAAGAGCTTGGTAAAGATGTTTGTTAGTTTACGTGAATTATGTTATAATTTCGTTGAAAGAGCTTTTTTCCCGACAATGTGGCAGTTTATTTCTATGTGCTTAGTGATTTCATGAAAGATTGTATTTGAAGTAAGGCGGGCAAGTGAGCTGGtccaggaccggcccaggaccATGGCCCATGTGGGTAGTGGACCTAAACGGGTTGAACCGTTTAAGACCGGGACCGGGGGAGGTGGGCCGGTCCTTATCTTGAGGCCCGCGAGACCGGACCATTTGAGaccgggaccggaccggtccTAGCGGGCCTAAACGATCCCAACGGCCataattttaagaaaaacaaTCTGCCCGTCTGGGCATTTAAATTCCTCTGCCAAAATAGCCGTTGGTTATTTACAAAAGtcatttaaccccccaactttgttttaacctcaaactttttataattacactttttccctatttttaactatatataccccatcattctttcatttttctcacaaaatcatcaatctctctctaattttcttctatagaaaaattgtgaagttggtgaattgaagtcttcaagtattcaacgataattaattttcaacaagttgttcgtcaattcggtaaactcgttccaactcttaagttttaatattatagttttgtttgttttatttattttagattgcttgattaattaagatggcttattccttaaaaaaatatttagtaaaaataagggaaaatccaagagtggtgaatctagtggccaatctgttcctcctccacttcccccggctccctgacacaaacctgttacccgtcctacacctgctattcttgatagcgataatagtttattccaatttaccgagagtcaattttgccataatattgcacccggtgaacaattaaaccatgaatatatgaatgctctttatggtaatccaactattgatgaaaatgatgatgaagaaatagattttgatgaaacgcaactgGATGACGATACAcacactagtcctgctcctgaagttaacccaactaataataatccaaatgatgcctcGTCTGACCCTCCTATTACTGCTCCTACTTTTCTAGACAACCTTTTAAACGGACAGAAATATCTGTTGTTTGGctattttttactcaactaagagaaaaatatagggctaagtgtaaaacttgtggcaaagagttagctTTAAAATATGTTGGAGGTCGGGGGAAGGGGAGGGAGGGacgggaagtttgactagacacatattgctacaccctcaagataaagttagatattttcgtatgaaagctttggccgaggggacaaatgtacctagtcaggctgaccttagtaccgggtcaaatcaatttcaaccgggaattaacactgttaccggtggtattttatattatgatccaaaaaaagatcgggaagaattggcaaaaatggttactgttatgtgcttaccctatagttttccttctaaccctcactttgtgcattatattagaaaagtttttaatcctacttataaaggttttttctagcacaaccgtaaagagcgatatttataaatattatggCTGGCATGTGGGCCGAGCCCGGGCCTAATTGGGCTTCGTGGGCCAGTCCTAAGTGGGCCCGGTCCCAACTTTAACTcagtgattatagagcgtctatgagggagcgcttgaaaaaatcagtacttttcagagattggatccgttcggaaagaagaaattttggacttgctgaatcgcaaccagaggtagacgaagcttacgaagaaatgctagctgaacttgcggaggatgctgcttcgcccggaagcggtaatgaccaagcttcttttcctccaccaccaacggaaattcctccggaccttgaaggatttatgaaatttttaagagataccatgtaacttgtatgaacaaaaattagtatgtattatgtactGTATTTtagcacatcttgattagtttctttttcttctcaatggtggtattagcaccttgttgtgctcattccataggggggaggaagactaagaaagatattgccatatttttttaatgctataataaaattataacgcattgctttgaatatctctttacaatatttttgtctttaaatttgaattaaaaaatttaggttacaattatataatataattaCAAGGAATTGcattagatatttttattaccatttttttcctctaacttctataaaaaaaaattaaaaaatagaaagtatcTGTTGGACCCACTTAGGCCCACTTGGGTACACTTAAGCCCGGGACCGGCTCACTTAGACCGGGACCATTAGTTCGTggggccggtcccgggccggttCCTACAAAAAGCCCGTGAAGCCCGTTTAAGTTGGGCCCGTGCCCACTTAGGACCCATCCACTAGGCCCGGCCCACATGCCAGCCATAATTTGAAGCTATGTGCACTGTTCCTTAGTTGTCACAATATTACTTCATTTCTTTAATGTCTGTAAACTTGAATTATCATAGTAATTAATTTGTTTTACATGTGTGAGCTCAGAAGCAAATATTTCCCTTACTCTATGTTCGACTTTTGCACTAGACTGAACAGCAATGTTTTGCTTCTTATTTTTGGATAATATTAGATTATGACCAGCAAAGATGCAATTCCCAGATTTAGATCGTTGATCAATTGGAGAACTAGCTCAATTTGCATCAGAGTATTCTATAATTTGGGTGTTCCTTTGTTTTCATCCAACAATATCTAATCTGGTTCTTTCTTTGTGTATTATAGGGCTCGTATTGATTTCTGGTTTCACTCTGGCTCTATGATATTCTTCTCAGGTAAATATCCCCTCTTATTGGCCAGATAAACTTCACACGAAAAGCTTTTCAAAGCTCTTAAAAATGTCTTATAGTAGGAGGACCTAAGGCTCCTTCCTGAACATATAGACACATAATATCAAAAAATATTCATACTTGCCAAGGTATGTATCGCTCGGACGAGTagtagcctgtttggccaagttttttggGGGGCAAACGTGcttttttttggtcaaaagtgcttttggccaaaaattgaggtgtttggtcaagcttttagaagaaaaaaaagtgctttttgaggagaagcagaaacagattttgagaaacagaaaaatgtagcttctctccaaaaacacttttctgaaaagcactttttagaaaaatacacttagaagtagttttcaaaagcttggccaaacactaattaatgctcaaaagtacttttcaaattaattagatAAACACAAAccgattctcaccaaaagtacttttttgaaaaataattctcaaaataagcaaattttagaagtttggccaaacaagctataagttTCATTGAACTTGCTGCTTGCCCAGTATATCAGCCCCTGTAtggtttttattttattcttttttcaaagaaaggaaaaaaaacttcCAAATGGAAATTATTCATTCTCACATGATTGATCTCTTCACATGGCCAGCAGGAAACCAGCTCCAAAAGAACTCTTTAGTCTCATTAAGTACCTAAGATAAATTGCCATGGATAGAAGGAAAGAACGGGGTAATTATAACTGAGGCACAAGGCTTAAATTAGCAAAAGACAAGTAACTGAACTCCTAATGATTTACACCGTCACCCAATTAGTTAGTCTCAAACAAATATAAATTAGCAGTAGATGCCATTACATTGTCTGAGTTTCCTTTGATTACAGCAACTTCCTAGGCTAGTTTTTGACCTATACATTTCACTATTTTCCGGTGAAGTTGAGTTTCCAGTCAGGTGTGCTACAATCCAATGGACTCCTCTGCATCACGGACTGCTTCCAGAAACACCCACATGATCTgcagaattaaaagaaaataatgcGCATAGAGGTCACTCGACCAGAAGTTCTGTAGGGAAAGAGGAAATAAGAATTTCATTTGTTAAGTAGGCGAGGAAAGAGTATTTACCATAGCACCAGGAGCATTACGAACAGACTGCTTTCCGAGACGTGAGTAGAAATTAGAGCCTCCACCTGGCTTAAGAACTTTTAAGGCATAGAATAAAAAACTATGTGGGGATTTAACTCTTTTGGATCGTATAAAGCCAATAATTTCAGCTGCATAACGAATTGATATAGCGCAGGCTCCAGAACACATCCCTGAGAATATTCCTGCACCTGAAGCACAACAGAAGATAAACTTAAGCTTTTTTCACTtaaaaaaagatcaaagaaaaacATTAGTAAGCACATTTTTGCTGAGACAAATAATATGTAACCACTAACCACATAAGCGTCGGATCAATAATAAGAATGGACAATAATAACAGAAACCAGACGGATACTAAGAAAGTGAAAGGGAGCCTTGGCGCAACTGGTAAAGTTgatgccatgtgaccaggaggtcacgggttcgaccatggaaacaacctcttgcagaaatgcagggtaaaacTGCGTACAATTGACCCTTATGGTCCAGCTCTTCCCCGGACCCTGCACATAGCGGGagaccgggctgcccttttttagaCGGATACTAAAAAGTAATTACCTAAACGTGCAGCATTTTCCCTTAGACcatatctttctttcaaataaatccgAGTCCGATCATATGATACTAGCATTCCTGTGCATGATGCCATTGATGCCGGATTAACACGCGGGGCTCCTTTCCATAATGCTAAAACCCCTTCATTTCTTACCACCTGTGTGATTGTACTGAAAATATGTCCAAAGCGATTACATTTAAGGTTTACTGCTTGAGCAATGCCAGCAGCAACATGTCCTTCTATCAGAGGATAACAAATATAAGCACGAAATGTTCCAGAGATAAGCCCACAACCAGCCTCCTGATAGATGGTCAAAGGGCTCCCTTTATTCAAGACTTTCACTTTTCTTGTCAAGATCCTAGAAGGGGCAAAATCATTCATCTAAATACTTTCTAATCATCATCAAATTAGCttgtcaacaaaaaaaaaattatattatgcaAATGAATTTATAAGCTCAACACCTCAACCAGGTTAAATATCAAAAGTATGTCGTCTCACCCTCCTCCTGGTATGACCAAAATGATAATGAAACAACTTACCTTTCAGGCGATGAGTCAAAAAGTGTGATCTCTGTAAGTTGATCAAAACTGAGTAAATGGCAATTCTGACGGCCTGAGTAAAGATGCTATGTCTTTCACAAACACAAGTATGAATCCTTAAAAGTAAACTCCATATAAAcatctgtaaaaaaaaaaaaaaatcttcctgATTTGGTAACCTCCCCCCCAAGAATCTCCTCCTCTGTGATCAGTGGTGTATTTTTCCCACATTTCTCCTCAGTAACTCGAAGTTCTAACCTGTTAGCTGGACATAGAGTACTCTACGACTTGGAAGAGTTTTCTTGCACAAATTAAGTATAAGATCTCAGAACCTAACAAGGGTTGCAGAGCAGAATTTTATGATGTTAGAACAGGTTTTACTTCATACTACTGTGTCTATGGTGATCAATAGGTGACCTGAGACTCACTTCTTCTACTTTTGATTTGACTTCAgtattaaagaaaaaaagaagaagaaatatacCAATATAACTTCCCGGGATTGAAGGTTCTGAAAGCATAGGGCAGCCCATAGAACTATGAATTCTCGGCTAACTAGATGCAGTTTCACTTTCTTCTCCTTATATTCAATCATCCACCATTAGTGAGAAAGAAATGCTGGTGGTTATTGAACTTTTTCGAGAAACTTTAAGGTGGATGTTGAATTGCCTGTGGGTATTTTCGGTTGCAAATATCAGGAATTTTACCTATTTTTTAATATCAAAAGTTTCCTTGTTCAGTTACCCCATATTATTACCATTTTATCTCAGAGTTGCTTGTGTCAAGAGATTCAATACGTGCCACATCGTTTCACAGTTAATCAAATAGCTCTAAATTGTGGAGAGAAGCATCGTTAATCAATTCAACCATCTGATGATCTTAAGTTACTAACAGAAAATTGGCTCACATCTCGACCAGTTTTAGAAACTAATTGCTTGAATTGACATGTTCACACTGACTTGACTGGTGGAAAATAAACGGAGAAAGGATAATCTTGAATTTTTATCCCATTAAACCAGTTGCAGTTTGAATTCTTGCATATGGGAAGATTTTCGAAAAGTTGCAAGAAATGTCTGCTACTTCTGTTAGAAAAAGAGATGAATACTTGTAGGAAATTCAAGGCGAGTTAATGTATTCCTCGAGGcaaaatttgctcctgaagagaGTCAGCGAATCTGTCTTGAGCATATAATAAAACCAAAAAAGCCTGATTCTGTTATGCATAAACAGAGTCACATTCCTGTGCATTCACTTAGAGGACAAAGTTTCTAACTTGctaaatatatatgtatactgtTTGATCGAGTTCACTAAATTAAAAAGAATGTTGATTACTAAGtagtttaaatataaaaaatatggaACACTTGTTCTGAAAACTACAATGTATAGAACACTATATAAAAGTATTAATTGGGGATCGAAGATTGGCCAAACTGTTGCATTTAGCCTATTAAGACAAGTTCTCTATTCTTCCACAAGTAAATTTTTTAAAATCTTCAACAACTTTTTGCTGGATTTTCTTATAAGGACAAACCGTATGCGCCAGTTTTCGTTTTTTCTATTTCAAGTAAATAAGTATACTTACTCATAGGATCCAAGTAGCGCAGCCATGTTTATCCCTCCTCGAGACAACACGAATGGCATTCTCTGTAAGATGAACAAGCCAATCACATCGCCATAATATTCCATTACAGAAAGAAAGCTTTGTGAAATTAATCgaaattaatattattaaaatcagaaaaaatatgAATGAAATGACTTGTAAACTTGAATAATACCAATTCTCCAGTAAAAAAGATACAACACAGAAACAAAGGTAGAAGTATGGTCTTTTAAAATCCAATATGTGCTAGCACTAAAGCAAGACCATAACCAACAAAGAAGATGCTGTTTCCTAAGCCTTTAGGTGCTATTTTCAAGTCTCACATGCAAACTACATACACAATAAACTAATTGAAGTAAGCATCACATAAGCGGTTTTAATATTTGTCCAAAATTGCAaccaagggtgtggcctagcTGTCAAAGTAGGTGAGAATCATGTGAAATCAGGGTTCAAATTTCAGGAGAGGCAAAAATCTCTAATAATTAGGTAGCTCTAACCTATACAAGGGGGTCGTTAGACAGCCGCTAAGCTCCGATCCTATCTCGGCAAAGCAACCAAACCCGGGTAAACACATTATGTGACTTTTTTCTATGTTATCCAGTATTTATGCTGGTGGGTTTATGCTTGTGGGAAGTAGTAGGTAGAAATGGAATAATCGAGGTAGACACAAACTGGTTGGCGACTTTTTTCTATATGGTTGGCAGAGTTATCAAAATACCACATCTGTAAAAATAAACCTCTCTAAAAAATTGACTTCATAATAtagaaaaagtaaaacaaaaacaaGCAGCACATagtaaaattaaataaaacataGAACAATGCGAATTCAGCCCAAAAGAGTAATAACCAAAACAGAACTAAGAAAACCTGAGACACATTAAAATACGTTTGATGGAGCCATTTAGGGTTGATTAATTCTTGACCCGACGACTTGACCATGGCGTTTAAGCTGTGGTAAATGCATGATTGCAAAAAATACACACTACTCAAAGGAAGCACCGCAGCAAGCCCTCCATTGACAAATGGCTTCAGTGATGGCCACACACTGTTTCTGAAACTACTCTCAGAAACTTTCAccatttgcttttctttttcgtACATCATATTCAACTCCGAATCTTCCATTTTCTTGAATCCACAAAATATAGGAAGAAAAGGGGTTTTCAGTTTTGTGGCCTGCTAGAGTTTTCTTGAATTTCTCATTTCAATAAGTTTGGGGTACTGTTGCAGTGTGCACTGCCACTTTCTTTCCTTTGGCTTGAAAGTCACCTTTAGGGTGCGAGAAAAGCAGAAACAGAAGTATATGTTTTGGGAAGTTTGTCATTATTCCGCTGACCAAAAGGAAGCAGCTTCTTACTCGCAGGGCAATTGCATGATGTAGCGGGTTAAATGGCGTTAGGTAGGTGGTGAAAGAAGTCAAGAACCATGATATATGGGTGTTTTCCATACTTCTATAAAATAATGAGAATAAGATGCTATGACCAAAATATTCATTTTTGAAATATGACACAATATATCcctttttgttataaaataaaaactgtaaagtaaagataagtatagagagaaactgatatattattcaaacttcaaacttatgtacataatgaattgcagactcctctatttataaaagaaaggaagaagctgcgaggcttttcaggaagcagctgcaaggcttttctttagctgcttgtaagctgtctgcatgagctgcttgcaacctacctgtttaataagaagctgctgcaaatcatttcattgagctgcttgcaacctgcttgcatcagctgcttgtagataaacttcaatagagtactaaatggataatcttcttcaggaagattatctatagcggagtaataaatggacatccacaatataattattttcataatactccccattggatgttcattaaaaaggtattgtgcctcgttaaaaccttactaggaaaaaaccctgtggaaaaaaatcctagtgaaggaaaaagagtacacatatttagtaatacgcattgctagctgcctcattaaattataaggaaaaccctgtgggaaaaaaccttagtaaggaaaaaagagtacatcgcgtatttcaCTCCCCCTTATGAAAACcgtgtttcaaatatttgagtctccgcattccaatcttgtataccatcttctcaaaagttgaagttggtaaagatttagtgaataaatctgccggattgtcacttgaacggatttgttgcacatcaatgtcaccatttttctgaagatcgtgtgtgtagaataattttggtgaaatgtgcttcgttctatctccttttataaatcctcccttcaattgggctatgcatgcagcattgtcttcgtataaaattgtgggtcttttctcacatttcaaaccacatttttctcgaataaaatgaattattgacctcaaccatacgcattccctacttgcttcatgaatagctattatttcagcatgatttgaagaagtagcaacaatagattgttttgtggagcgccatgatatactagtacctccacatgtaaatacgtacccggtttgagatctagctttatggggatcagataaataacctgcatctgcataaccaacaagatctgcactatctttgttagcataaaacaaacccatatcaagagttccctttaaatatcgcaatatatgcttaatcccgttccaatatctcagtgtaggagaagaactatatcttgctagtaaattaaca
It encodes the following:
- the LOC107769249 gene encoding uncharacterized protein LOC107769249 isoform X1 encodes the protein MAEVGGAQVKSIFIYPVKSCRGISVSEATLSSTGFRWDRQWIVVNSKGRACTQRVEPSLALVEVELPKEALLEGWEPNPSSYLVIKAPGMDVLKVPLVEPSEVANGVSVWEWSGSALDEGDEASRWFSKYLGKPSRLVRFNEVSESRPTDPNYAPGYKIKFNDVYPFLLISQKSLDTLNEQLKEPVSINRFRPNILVDGSEPFCEDLWKDIKIGENTFHSTELCYRCKVPTINQETAEAGSEPSETLMKFRSDKILKTNKKPQGRIYFGQNLVCVDSLAQEKRKTIKVGDPVYVIKMVSSYIDVSV
- the LOC107769249 gene encoding uncharacterized protein LOC107769249 isoform X2; amino-acid sequence: MAEVGGAQVKSIFIYPVKSCRGISVSEATLSSTVIKAPGMDVLKVPLVEPSEVANGVSVWEWSGSALDEGDEASRWFSKYLGKPSRLVRFNEVSESRPTDPNYAPGYKIKFNDVYPFLLISQKSLDTLNEQLKEPVSINRFRPNILVDGSEPFCEDLWKDIKIGENTFHSTELCYRCKVPTINQETAEAGSEPSETLMKFRSDKILKTNKKPQGRIYFGQNLVCVDSLAQEKRKTIKVGDPVYVIKMVSSYIDVSV
- the LOC107769248 gene encoding mitochondrial dicarboxylate/tricarboxylate transporter DTC-like isoform X2, yielding MEDSELNMMYEKEKQMVKVSESSFRNSVWPSLKPFVNGGLAAVLPLSSVYFLQSCIYHSLNAMVKSSGQELINPKWLHQTYFNVSQRMPFVLSRGGINMAALLGSYDTITQVVRNEGVLALWKGAPRVNPASMASCTGMLVSYDRTRIYLKERYGLRENAARLGAGIFSGMCSGACAISIRYAAEIIGFIRSKRVKSPHSFLFYALKVLKPGGGSNFYSRLGKQSVRNAPGAMIMWVFLEAVRDAEESIGL
- the LOC107769248 gene encoding mitochondrial dicarboxylate/tricarboxylate transporter DTC-like isoform X1, which gives rise to MEDSELNMMYEKEKQMVKVSESSFRNSVWPSLKPFVNGGLAAVLPLSSVYFLQSCIYHSLNAMVKSSGQELINPKWLHQTYFNVSQRMPFVLSRGGINMAALLGSYEILTRKVKVLNKGSPLTIYQEAGCGLISGTFRAYICYPLIEGHVAAGIAQAVNLKCNRFGHIFSTITQVVRNEGVLALWKGAPRVNPASMASCTGMLVSYDRTRIYLKERYGLRENAARLGAGIFSGMCSGACAISIRYAAEIIGFIRSKRVKSPHSFLFYALKVLKPGGGSNFYSRLGKQSVRNAPGAMIMWVFLEAVRDAEESIGL
- the LOC107769248 gene encoding mitochondrial dicarboxylate/tricarboxylate transporter DTC-like isoform X3 — encoded protein: MAPSNRMPFVLSRGGINMAALLGSYEILTRKVKVLNKGSPLTIYQEAGCGLISGTFRAYICYPLIEGHVAAGIAQAVNLKCNRFGHIFSTITQVVRNEGVLALWKGAPRVNPASMASCTGMLVSYDRTRIYLKERYGLRENAARLGAGIFSGMCSGACAISIRYAAEIIGFIRSKRVKSPHSFLFYALKVLKPGGGSNFYSRLGKQSVRNAPGAMIMWVFLEAVRDAEESIGL